TACAAGTATACTTATCAGATGTGCTAGCTGTCGGCCTGCTCGTTATGATGTATCCCATCCTCTGCAAAGTTCGATATGAGAGTCTCCACGAGATCTTCTCCCAGCGGGACGTCTGGAAGCAAATTCTCTTTAGCATATTCATCAACTGGATAGTTGCACCCTTTTTGATGGTAACCCATAGCCCCATTTCCTCGAACATACAATATTCTGACGATGATAGCTCGGCCTGGCATGGGCCTTCCTCCCAGACAAGCCCGAACTTCGCATCGGTCTTATCCTCGTAGGCCTCGCACGCTGCATCGCCATGGTATTAATCTGGAACGGTCTTGCTGGCGGTGACGCCGAATACTGCGCTATCCTTGTGGCCATCAACTCGATACTGCAGATGGCTCTATACGCGCCAATGTCTGTGTTCTTTATCTCGGTGATCAGCGGAGAGGAGGGCTCTCTTGAGGTGTCGTACTCAACCGTTGCAACCAGTGTAGCAGTCTTTCTCGGCATCCCTCTCGGCGCAGCTATCATCACTCGCTTCTCCCTGCGCAAGATGGCCGGATCAGAGTGGTATGAGCGTGTCTTTTTGCGTATCATCTCCCCCTGGTCTCTCATCGGCCTTCTTtacaccatcctcatcctcttcgcttcccaaggccatcaagtGGTCCATCAGATCGTGTCTGTAGTACGCGTCGCAGCCCCCCTCATCGTCTACTTCGTCATAATCTTCTTCGCAACACTCCT
This genomic stretch from Fusarium oxysporum f. sp. lycopersici 4287 chromosome 5, whole genome shotgun sequence harbors:
- a CDS encoding arsenical-resistance protein — encoded protein: MNEDNMSERDSRTKEQSSTHDTERNIQPSEEPKNKENVSAFKSLGWLDRFLAVWIFLAMVVGIILGNFVPSTGPALEKGKFVGVSVPIAVGLLVMMYPILCKVRYESLHEIFSQRDVWKQILFSIFINWIVAPFLMLGLAWAFLPDKPELRIGLILVGLARCIAMVLIWNGLAGGDAEYCAILVAINSILQMALYAPMSVFFISVISGEEGSLEVSYSTVATSVAVFLGIPLGAAIITRFSLRKMAGSEWYERVFLRIISPWSLIGLLYTILILFASQGHQVVHQIVSVVRVAAPLIVYFVIIFFATLLVSRHAGFGYPLSTTQSFTAASNNFELAIAVAITTFGPSSDQALAATVGPLIEVPVLLGLVYLLRWVSDRWNWKN
- a CDS encoding arsenical-resistance protein; this translates as MMYPILCKVRYESLHEIFSQRDVWKQILFSIFINWIVAPFLMLGLAWAFLPDKPELRIGLILVGLARCIAMVLIWNGLAGGDAEYCAILVAINSILQMALYAPMSVFFISVISGEEGSLEVSYSTVATSVAVFLGIPLGAAIITRFSLRKMAGSEWYERVFLRIISPWSLIGLLYTILILFASQGHQVVHQIVSVVRVAAPLIVYFVIIFFATLLVSRHAGFGYPLSTTQSFTAASNNFELAIAVAITTFGPSSDQALAATVGPLIEVPVLLGLVYLLRWVSDRWNWKN